One Malus domestica chromosome 11, GDT2T_hap1 genomic region harbors:
- the LOC103447716 gene encoding putative E3 ubiquitin-protein ligase XBAT31 — translation MGQGLSCRESDVHGLFRAVQFGELDTVEDVLERDPTLLRHSTVYDRHSALHIAAANGQIKILSMLLKRSVNPDALNRHKQTPLMLAAMHGKISCVQKLLEAGANVLMFDSLNGRTCLHYAAYYGHSGCLQAIVSTARSSPVSVSWGFARFVNIRDGKGATPLHLAARRSRPECVHILLDNGALVSASTGRYGFPGSTPLHLAASGGSLDCIRGLLAWGADRVQRDSSGRIPYIVALKHKHRACAAMLNPSSAEPLVWPAPLKFISELNQEAKALLEQALMEANREREKNILKGTAYSLPSPSHSDAGTDDNISVESELDQCCICFEQVCTIEVQNCGHQMCAQCTLALCCHKKPNPTTLCLTPPVCPFCRSPIAHLVVAKIKSCDDGDHDTEDNNSSKLRKARRSRNFSEGSSSFKSLSALGSFGKMGGRGSGRIIAENEWVDKP, via the exons atgggtcaGGGATTGAGTTGCAGAGAGAGTGACGTACATGGGCTGTTCAGAGCCGTACAATTTGGGGAGCTGGACACTGTGGAAGATGTGTTAGAGAGAGACCCGACTCTCCTACGCCACTCCACCGTCTACGACCGCCACTCTGCTCTTCATATCGCCGCCGCTAACGGCCAGATCAAG ATTCTTTCTATGCTGTTAAAACGATCTGTAAATCCAGATGCGTTAAATCGTCACAAGCAG ACTCCATTGATGCTGGCTGCAATGCATGGCAAGATCTCCTGCGTGCAAAAGCTTCTTGAAGCAGGAGCAAAT GTATTGATGTTTGATTCCCTCAACGGAAGAACTTGCTTGCATTATGCCGCTTACTATGGCCATTCCGGTTGCCTTCAAGCTATTGTTTCTACTGCTCGTTCGAGTCCTGTTTCTGTTTCCTG GGGATTTGCCCGATTTGTGAATATTAGAGACGGTAAAGGAGCAACACCGTTGCATTTGGCAGCACGTCGAAGTAGGCCTGAATGTGTACATATTCTGTTAGACAACGGGGCTCTTGTGTCTGCTTCAACTGGTAGATATGG CTTCCCTGGGAGCACTCCACTTCATTTGGCGGCTAGTGGGGGATCTCTGGATTGCATACGGGGATTGTTGGCATGGGGTGCAGATCGTGTTCAAAGAGATTCATCGGG GAGAATACCATATATAGTTGCTTTGAAACACAAACACAGAGCTTGTGCGGCCATGCTAAATCCTTCATCAGCTGAGCCTCTTGTGTGGCCAGCACCTTTAAAGTTTATTAGTGAGCTTAATCAGGAAGCAAAAGCTCTACTAGAACAGGCCTTAATGGAGGCAAACAGGGAAAGGGAAAAGAACATCTTGAAAGGAACTGCTTACTCTCTTCCATCTCCGTCGCATTCTGATGCAGGGACGGATGACAATATATCTGTG GAAAGCGAATTAGATCAATGCTGCATATGCTTTGAGCAGGTGTGTACAATTGAAGTCCAGAATTGCGGTCACCAAATGTGTGCACAATGCACTCTAGCTCTCTGCTGCCACAAGAAGCCAAATCCAACTACATTATGCCTTACGCCACCGGTTTGCCCATTCTGCCGAAGCCCAATTGCCCATTTGGTAGTTGCAAAGATCAAAAGTTGTGATGATGGTGATCATGACACCGAAGATAACAATTCCTCCAAACTAAGAAAGGCAAGGAGGTCCCGAAACTTCAGCGAGGGCAGCAGCAGCTTCAAGAGCTTATCGGCACTTGGTTCTTTTGGGAAGATGGGCGGCCGTGGCTCAGGAAGGATTATTGCCGAGAATGAATGGGTTGACAAGCCTTGA